A window from Centropristis striata isolate RG_2023a ecotype Rhode Island chromosome 2, C.striata_1.0, whole genome shotgun sequence encodes these proteins:
- the nqo1 gene encoding NAD(P)H dehydrogenase [quinone] 1 isoform X1 translates to MAQKTALIVYAHQSVGSFNAAVRDVAVEELASQGYRVLVSDLYAMNFRANATQDDIIGDLKKPELFQYGEETMHAWMEGRLSDDIVAEQRKVEEAELVIFQFPLYWFSVPAIMKGWMDRVLSQGFAFTLEKMYNNGVFKDKKAMLSFTTGATQTMFRPDGINGDINITLWPLQNGTLHFCGFQILAPQIFWSPAHCPTAVRGGMLEGWRIRLKGLLAEKPLTFAPCELFDLSFQGGFMLRPSAREEQESQPHGITTGHHLGKPLPPDNQIKAPPPDPGSATAGCRK, encoded by the exons ctcAGAAGACGGCCCTGATCGTGTACGCCCACCAGAGTGTGGGTTCGTTTAACGCGGCGGTGCGTGACGTGGCGGTGGAGGAGCTGGCGTCGCAGGGCTACAGGGTCCTCGTGTCCGACCTGTACGCCATGAACTTCAGAGCCAACGCCACGCAGGACGACATCATCG GTGACCTGAAGAAACCCGAGCTCTTCCAGTACGGCGAGGAGACGATGCACGCCTGGATGGAGGGCCGCCTCAGTGACGACATCGTTGCTGAGCAGCGAAAAGTCGAGGAGGCGGAGCTCGTCATCttccag TTTCCTCTGTACTGGTTCAGCGTGCCGGCCATCATGAAGGGCTGGATGGACCGCGTGCTGAGTCAGGGCTTCGCTTTCACTCTGGAGAAGATGTACAACAACGGTGTGTTCAAG GATAAGAAAGCGATGCTGTCGTTCACAACCGGAGCGACACAGACCATGTTCCGGCCTGACGGCATCAACGGAGACATCAACATCACACTGTGGCCTCTGCAg AACGGGACTCTGCACTTCTGTGGGTTTCAGATTCTCGCCCCTCAGATATTCTGGAGTCCGGCTCACTGTCCGACCGCCGTGCGTGGCGGGATGCTGGAAGGCTGGCGGATTCGACTCAAAGGACTGCTGGCAGAAAAGCCTTTGACCTTTGCCCCCTGCGAGCTGTTTGACCTCAGCTTCCAGGGCGGCTTCATGCTGCGGCCCTCAGCGCGGGAGGAGCAAGAGTCGCAGCCGCACGGCATCACCACGGGACACCACCTGGGCAAACCGCTGCCGCCCGACAACCAGATCAAAGCTCCGCCCCCCGACCCAGGCAGCGCCACGGCAGGCTGCAGGAAGTAG